The following coding sequences lie in one Paracidovorax avenae genomic window:
- the rnhA gene encoding ribonuclease HI, protein MNQVVIYTDGACKGNPGPGGWGVVLRSGALEKELFGGELGTTNNRMELLAVIEALGALKRPCEVTLYLDSQYVRKGITEWIQGWKKKGWRTASGQPVKNVELWKRLDDLVAGGGHVIDWKWVKGHAGDPGNERADALANKGVDKALGRG, encoded by the coding sequence TTGAATCAGGTTGTGATCTATACCGACGGGGCCTGCAAGGGCAATCCGGGTCCCGGCGGCTGGGGGGTGGTGTTGCGTTCGGGCGCGCTGGAAAAGGAATTGTTCGGGGGAGAACTGGGCACCACCAACAACCGCATGGAACTGCTGGCCGTGATCGAGGCCCTGGGCGCGCTCAAGCGTCCGTGCGAGGTCACGCTCTATCTCGACAGCCAGTACGTGCGCAAGGGCATCACGGAGTGGATCCAAGGGTGGAAGAAAAAGGGCTGGCGCACGGCATCCGGCCAGCCGGTGAAGAACGTGGAGCTGTGGAAGCGGCTCGACGACCTGGTAGCCGGCGGCGGCCACGTGATCGACTGGAAGTGGGTGAAGGGCCATGCGGGCGATCCCGGCAATGAGCGCGCCGACGCCCTCGCCAACAAGGGCGTGGACAAGGCCCTGGGCCGCGGCTAG
- a CDS encoding class I SAM-dependent methyltransferase has translation MSDEIIGLHHWFDSPPGRYLLAWEQERYDEMVADVFGFHALQLGMPGLQGLRANRMPHRWLALGAAEALLWPPPAESEPGPADGPVRAALLADPVALPFPENSLDLVLLPHALELSVDPHAALREVHRVLMPEGRLVVSGLNPVSLWGLRQRRVRLYQRLGAGGQLYLPDVGEFIGHWRLRDWLRLLNFEIETISFGAYRPAVRSARWLDRYEWLDAVGARWWPILGAAYMVVAVKRVHGMRLLEPSWRTGQAPQARAATMPVAQRAGPVPGGVPRRRDGR, from the coding sequence ATGAGCGACGAAATTATAGGTTTGCACCATTGGTTCGACTCACCGCCCGGCCGCTACCTGCTGGCGTGGGAGCAGGAGCGCTACGACGAGATGGTGGCCGACGTGTTCGGCTTCCATGCGCTGCAGCTCGGCATGCCCGGCCTGCAGGGGCTGCGCGCGAACCGCATGCCGCACCGCTGGCTGGCGCTCGGCGCCGCCGAGGCGCTGCTGTGGCCGCCACCGGCAGAGTCCGAACCCGGACCGGCGGACGGCCCCGTGCGCGCGGCGCTGCTGGCCGACCCGGTGGCACTGCCGTTTCCCGAGAACAGCCTCGACCTGGTGCTGCTGCCGCACGCGCTGGAACTCAGCGTGGATCCGCATGCCGCGCTGCGCGAAGTGCACCGGGTGCTGATGCCGGAAGGGCGGCTGGTGGTGAGCGGGCTCAATCCCGTGAGCCTCTGGGGCCTGCGCCAGCGCCGCGTGCGGCTGTACCAGCGCCTGGGGGCCGGGGGGCAGCTCTACCTGCCCGACGTGGGCGAGTTCATCGGGCACTGGCGGCTGCGCGACTGGCTGCGGCTGCTGAACTTCGAGATCGAGACCATCAGCTTCGGCGCCTACCGTCCCGCGGTGCGCAGCGCGCGCTGGCTCGACCGGTACGAGTGGCTGGATGCGGTGGGGGCGCGCTGGTGGCCGATACTCGGGGCCGCCTACATGGTGGTGGCTGTCAAGCGCGTGCATGGCATGCGCCTGCTGGAGCCGTCCTGGCGCACCGGCCAGGCCCCGCAGGCGCGTGCCGCCACGATGCCCGTGGCGCAGCGCGCCGGACCTGTGCCGGGCGGCGTGCCGCGTCGGCGCGATGGCCGATGA
- the gloB gene encoding hydroxyacylglutathione hydrolase, which produces MNLLPLPAFTDNYIWMLHDGRSAAVVDPGEAGPVLQALQHHGLALQAILVTHHHGDHVGGVAALREATGAPVYGPARESIPQPAQPLADGDTLQVLGLRLSVIDVPGHTAGHIAYYAADAAGGPLLFCGDTLFSGGCGRLFEGTPAQMQHSLDRLGALPPQTRVCCAHEYTLSNLAFARAVEPGNAALLQYSHDCEALRAAGQPTLPSRLGMEHAVNPFLRTREPGVARAAQAFAPRTDTGDPASVLAALRQWKNEFRPT; this is translated from the coding sequence ATGAACTTGCTGCCGCTGCCCGCTTTCACCGACAACTACATCTGGATGCTGCACGACGGCCGCTCGGCCGCCGTGGTCGATCCAGGGGAGGCCGGCCCGGTGCTGCAGGCCCTGCAGCACCATGGCCTGGCACTGCAGGCGATTCTAGTCACGCACCACCACGGCGATCATGTCGGCGGCGTGGCGGCGCTGCGCGAGGCCACCGGCGCGCCGGTGTACGGCCCGGCGCGCGAGTCCATTCCCCAGCCGGCGCAGCCGCTGGCCGATGGCGACACGCTGCAGGTGCTGGGCCTGCGCCTGTCCGTGATCGACGTGCCCGGCCACACCGCGGGGCACATCGCCTACTATGCCGCGGACGCCGCAGGCGGCCCGCTGCTCTTCTGCGGCGACACGCTGTTCTCGGGCGGCTGCGGCCGGCTCTTCGAGGGCACGCCCGCCCAGATGCAGCATTCGCTCGACCGGCTCGGCGCGCTGCCGCCGCAGACGCGGGTGTGCTGCGCCCACGAATACACACTTTCGAACCTCGCTTTCGCGCGGGCCGTGGAACCCGGCAACGCGGCGCTGCTCCAGTACAGCCATGACTGCGAGGCACTCCGCGCCGCGGGACAGCCCACCCTGCCCTCGCGGCTCGGCATGGAGCATGCCGTCAACCCCTTCCTGCGGACGCGGGAGCCCGGCGTGGCCCGTGCGGCGCAGGCCTTCGCACCGCGCACCGACACCGGCGACCCGGCCTCGGTGCTGGCGGCGCTGCGCCAGTGGAAAAACGAATTCCGACCGACCTGA
- a CDS encoding transglycosylase SLT domain-containing protein, with amino-acid sequence MKLLHILGLASVLWLTGCAAPGTPGKDAPATPSSTGGTAATPPTAGSPPLRPITAADASHFGVTSLAAPTDLWDRIRRGFAMPDLDQDLVRDRELWYATRPDYMQRMTERSSKYLFHIVEELELRGMPTELALLPYIESAFNPMAVSSAKAVGMWQFMPATGSDYQLKQNAFRDDRRDVLASTRAALDYLQRLYGMFGDWHLALAAYNWGEGNVSRAIARNQKMGLGTSYTELNMPAETRMYVPKLQAVKNIVAHPERFNTELPLIENHPYFQTVDITRDIDVSLVASLAGVREQDFRELNPSLHKPIILAAGMPQILLPWDNAQVFRKNLEAYTEGQYASWTVWSVPTTMSVSAAAQRVGMSEADLRNVNKIPPRMLIKAGSALMVPRGNATQADVPGQLADNGQVAFTPEIVTRRTTVRAGKRDSVATIARRYKVTTADVATWNDVKSTASFKAGEAVVVYLPVRMTSGASASSGSRSSRQSAAPSKGSAKKASAPAPSRKGGTPSRVKKR; translated from the coding sequence ATGAAACTCCTGCACATCCTGGGCCTCGCGAGCGTGCTCTGGCTCACCGGCTGCGCGGCGCCCGGCACCCCCGGCAAGGACGCCCCTGCCACCCCCTCCAGCACGGGCGGCACCGCGGCCACCCCGCCCACGGCCGGCTCCCCTCCGCTGCGCCCCATCACCGCCGCGGACGCCAGCCACTTCGGCGTGACCTCGCTGGCCGCGCCCACCGACCTGTGGGACCGCATCCGCCGCGGCTTCGCCATGCCCGATCTCGACCAGGACCTGGTGCGCGACCGCGAGCTCTGGTATGCGACGCGTCCCGACTACATGCAGCGCATGACCGAGCGCTCCAGCAAGTACCTCTTCCACATCGTGGAGGAACTCGAACTGCGCGGCATGCCCACCGAACTGGCGCTGCTGCCCTATATCGAGAGCGCCTTCAATCCCATGGCCGTGTCCAGTGCCAAGGCGGTGGGCATGTGGCAGTTCATGCCCGCCACGGGCAGCGACTACCAGCTCAAGCAGAACGCCTTCCGCGACGACCGGCGCGACGTGCTCGCGTCCACCCGCGCGGCGCTGGACTACCTGCAGCGGCTCTACGGCATGTTCGGCGACTGGCACCTGGCCCTGGCCGCCTACAACTGGGGCGAAGGCAATGTGAGCCGCGCCATCGCCCGCAACCAGAAGATGGGCCTGGGCACCAGCTACACCGAGCTGAACATGCCGGCGGAAACCCGCATGTACGTGCCCAAGCTGCAGGCGGTGAAGAACATCGTCGCGCACCCCGAGCGGTTCAACACCGAGCTGCCGCTGATCGAGAACCACCCCTACTTCCAGACGGTGGACATCACCCGCGACATCGACGTCTCGCTGGTGGCCAGCTTGGCGGGCGTGCGCGAGCAGGACTTCCGCGAACTCAATCCTTCGCTGCACAAGCCCATCATCCTCGCGGCCGGCATGCCGCAGATCCTGCTGCCCTGGGACAACGCGCAGGTCTTCCGCAAGAACCTGGAGGCCTACACCGAGGGCCAGTACGCGAGCTGGACGGTCTGGAGCGTGCCGACCACGATGAGCGTGTCGGCGGCAGCACAGCGCGTCGGCATGAGCGAGGCCGACCTGCGCAACGTGAACAAGATCCCGCCGCGCATGCTCATCAAGGCCGGATCGGCCCTGATGGTGCCCCGCGGCAACGCGACGCAGGCGGACGTGCCCGGACAGCTGGCGGACAACGGCCAGGTCGCCTTCACCCCCGAGATCGTCACCCGCCGCACCACGGTGCGCGCCGGCAAGCGCGATTCGGTGGCCACGATCGCCCGGCGCTACAAGGTGACCACCGCGGACGTCGCGACCTGGAACGACGTGAAGTCCACGGCCTCCTTCAAGGCCGGCGAGGCGGTGGTGGTGTATCTGCCGGTGCGCATGACCTCCGGCGCCTCGGCCAGCAGCGGCAGCCGGAGCAGCCGGCAATCGGCCGCGCCGTCGAAGGGGAGCGCGAAGAAGGCATCGGCGCCCGCGCCCTCCCGCAAGGGCGGGACCCCGTCGCGCGTGAAGAAGCGCTGA
- a CDS encoding DUF3096 domain-containing protein, with translation MTLNLSIGPLVALIAGILILVMPRLLNFIVALYLILIGVLGLVGMHNLRI, from the coding sequence ATGACACTGAACCTCAGCATCGGCCCGCTCGTGGCGCTCATCGCCGGCATCCTCATCCTGGTGATGCCGCGCCTGCTCAACTTCATCGTGGCGCTTTACCTCATCCTCATCGGCGTGCTCGGGCTGGTGGGCATGCACAACCTGAGGATCTGA
- a CDS encoding ABC transporter substrate-binding protein, whose translation MIPSSFSRRRLGAMALSLPLAGLAGAGAHALVPPFSAASQGRVRVAVGGAGLLYYLPLTVAWQLGFFRAEGLDVTIQDYAGGALALQAVEQGAADVCCGGYDHTLRRQLQGQDYCALVLQGRAPQLAFAASARNWPVRSVQSFKGLRVGVTAPGSSTHMLAQLALSQNGASLEGISFVGVGASGRGALAALRQGRIHALCHADPVVSVLEQHGEVRLLCDTRTLKASQELFGGTMPASSLYAPRAFVQQHAAVSQALVHAMVHALKWLQTASATDLMRVVPQDDLLGDRGAYMAAFHKVRDTFSPDGMMPDDGPATALRALARLRPEWAASKVDLGRTYTNEYARKAKAKFNA comes from the coding sequence ATGATCCCGTCGTCCTTCAGCCGCCGCCGCCTGGGCGCCATGGCCCTGTCCCTGCCGCTGGCCGGCCTGGCAGGTGCCGGCGCGCACGCGCTGGTACCGCCATTCAGCGCGGCATCGCAGGGGCGGGTGCGGGTGGCCGTGGGCGGGGCGGGCCTGCTGTACTACCTGCCCCTCACCGTGGCGTGGCAGCTGGGCTTCTTCCGTGCCGAAGGACTGGACGTGACGATCCAGGACTACGCCGGTGGGGCACTCGCGCTGCAGGCCGTGGAGCAGGGCGCGGCGGATGTCTGCTGCGGGGGCTACGACCATACGCTGCGCCGGCAATTGCAGGGGCAGGACTACTGCGCCCTGGTGCTGCAGGGCCGGGCACCGCAATTGGCGTTCGCCGCTTCCGCGCGCAACTGGCCCGTGCGCAGCGTGCAGAGCTTCAAGGGCCTGCGGGTGGGCGTGACGGCGCCGGGCTCGTCCACGCACATGCTGGCGCAGCTGGCGCTGTCGCAGAACGGTGCATCGCTGGAGGGGATTTCCTTCGTCGGCGTGGGCGCCTCCGGCCGTGGTGCACTGGCCGCGTTGCGCCAGGGCCGCATCCATGCGCTGTGCCATGCCGACCCCGTGGTGAGCGTGCTCGAGCAGCACGGTGAAGTGCGGCTGCTGTGCGACACGCGCACCCTCAAGGCGTCGCAGGAGCTCTTCGGCGGCACCATGCCGGCGTCCAGCCTGTATGCGCCCCGGGCGTTCGTGCAGCAGCATGCCGCCGTGTCGCAGGCGCTCGTGCATGCCATGGTGCATGCGCTCAAGTGGCTGCAGACGGCCAGTGCCACGGACCTCATGCGCGTGGTGCCGCAGGACGACCTGCTCGGCGACCGCGGCGCCTACATGGCGGCGTTCCACAAGGTGCGCGACACCTTCTCGCCCGACGGCATGATGCCCGACGACGGCCCCGCCACGGCCCTGCGCGCGCTGGCCCGGCTGCGGCCGGAATGGGCTGCCTCGAAGGTGGATCTGGGACGCACCTACACCAATGAATACGCACGCAAAGCCAAGGCGAAGTTCAACGCCTGA